A single Cnuibacter physcomitrellae DNA region contains:
- a CDS encoding MarR family winged helix-turn-helix transcriptional regulator, with amino-acid sequence MAEKLSPTELALFERLIDVGKLLERRADRATREHTGIKYSQYEVLIRLRNAGGEIRMTELANKLVSTPSALTYQVSQLEKAGLVTRVVAPDDERGVLARITDEGRQMLRDVSQTQNDMIVEATIAPLSRAQVEATYRALGALQIHLRGEETGGMTPDLAPPAS; translated from the coding sequence GTGGCTGAGAAGCTGAGCCCTACCGAGCTCGCCCTGTTCGAGCGACTGATCGACGTGGGGAAGCTGCTGGAACGTCGCGCGGACCGAGCGACTCGCGAGCACACGGGGATCAAGTACTCCCAGTACGAGGTGCTGATCCGTTTGCGCAACGCCGGCGGGGAGATCCGGATGACGGAGCTGGCGAACAAGCTGGTCAGCACCCCGAGCGCCCTGACCTACCAGGTCTCGCAGCTCGAGAAGGCCGGTCTGGTCACCCGTGTCGTCGCCCCGGATGACGAGCGGGGAGTCCTGGCCCGCATCACGGACGAGGGCAGGCAGATGCTCCGCGACGTCTCCCAGACCCAGAACGACATGATCGTCGAGGCCACCATCGCGCCGTTGTCGCGGGCGCAGGTGGAGGCGACCTACCGGGCGCTGGGTGCGCTCCAGATCCACCTGCGCGGCGAGGAGACCGGCGGCATGACCCCGGATCTCGCGCCGCCCGCTTCCTGA
- a CDS encoding alpha/beta fold hydrolase, whose protein sequence is MPFVTTEDGAEIFYKDWGPKDAQPIMFHHGWPLSSDDWDAQMLFFLQHGYRVVASDRRGHGRSSQIDTGHDMDHYASDADAVVQHLDLTNAIHIGHSTGGGQVARYVAKYGEPQGRVAKAVLVASVPPLMVQTDANPEGTPISVFDGFRSALAANRAQFFRDVAAGPFYGFNREGAEVSVPVIDNWWRQGMTGSALAHYEGIKAFSETDQTEDLKAISVPVLVTQGDDDQIVPYKDASLKQHELLQNSTLKIYEGYPHGMLTTHADVLNPDLLAFIQA, encoded by the coding sequence ATGCCATTCGTCACCACGGAAGACGGCGCTGAGATCTTCTACAAGGACTGGGGCCCGAAGGATGCCCAGCCGATCATGTTCCATCACGGTTGGCCGTTGTCGTCGGATGACTGGGATGCGCAGATGCTGTTCTTCCTGCAGCACGGGTACCGTGTGGTCGCCAGCGATCGTCGTGGGCATGGCCGGTCGTCGCAGATCGACACCGGGCATGACATGGACCACTACGCCAGCGACGCCGACGCGGTCGTGCAGCACCTGGACCTGACGAACGCGATCCACATCGGCCACTCCACCGGTGGCGGTCAGGTCGCCCGGTATGTCGCGAAGTACGGGGAGCCGCAGGGTCGGGTGGCGAAGGCGGTGCTGGTGGCGTCGGTGCCGCCGCTGATGGTGCAGACCGACGCGAACCCGGAGGGTACCCCGATCTCGGTGTTCGACGGGTTCCGCAGCGCGTTGGCGGCGAACCGGGCGCAGTTCTTCCGTGATGTCGCGGCGGGTCCGTTCTACGGGTTCAACCGGGAGGGTGCGGAGGTGTCGGTGCCGGTGATCGACAACTGGTGGCGTCAGGGCATGACCGGGAGTGCGCTGGCGCACTACGAGGGCATCAAGGCGTTCTCGGAGACCGATCAGACCGAGGATCTGAAGGCGATCAGTGTGCCGGTGCTGGTGACGCAGGGTGATGATGACCAGATCGTGCCCTACAAGGACGCGTCGCTGAAGCAGCACGAGCTGCTGCAGAACTCGACGTTGAAGATCTACGAGGGCTACCCCCACGGCATGCTCACCACCCACGCCGATGTCCTGAACCCCGACCTCCTCGCCTTCATCCAGGCCTAG
- a CDS encoding aldo/keto reductase encodes MRHRALRTGESLTEIGFGAAQLGNLFRETDDATSQAAVDTAWDAGIRYFDTAPHYGLGLSERRLGHALHARPRTEYVLSTKVGRLLEPDPSGSGRQDDEGFVVPATLRRRWDFSRDGILRSLEGSLERLGLDRVDVVYLHDPDEHWDAASTTGVDTLVELRDQGVVGAIGAGMNQAAMLTEFVRRTDVDVVMVAGRLTLVDQTALQELLPLALERGVSVVAAAAYNSGLLSSAVVPDDAVFDYGPAPASVVQRARAVARVCDRHGVTLPDAAVQYALRHPAVASVVLGCRTPDHVRSTVSRAATEIPEEMWRELDDEGLVPDPR; translated from the coding sequence GTGAGGCATCGCGCGCTCCGCACGGGAGAGAGCCTGACCGAGATCGGCTTCGGCGCCGCGCAGCTGGGCAACCTGTTCCGGGAGACGGACGACGCGACCTCCCAGGCGGCGGTCGACACGGCCTGGGACGCGGGGATCCGGTACTTCGACACCGCCCCGCACTACGGCCTGGGCCTGTCGGAGCGGCGACTGGGCCACGCGCTCCACGCGAGACCCCGCACCGAGTACGTGCTGTCCACGAAGGTGGGGCGCCTCCTCGAGCCGGACCCGTCGGGGTCCGGCCGCCAGGACGACGAGGGGTTCGTGGTGCCCGCGACCCTCCGGCGGCGGTGGGACTTCAGCCGCGACGGCATCCTCCGATCGCTCGAGGGCAGCCTCGAGCGACTGGGCCTCGACCGCGTGGACGTCGTCTATCTCCACGACCCCGACGAGCACTGGGACGCCGCATCCACGACCGGTGTCGACACGCTCGTGGAGCTCAGGGACCAGGGGGTCGTCGGCGCCATCGGGGCGGGCATGAACCAGGCGGCGATGCTCACCGAGTTCGTCCGGCGCACCGACGTCGACGTCGTCATGGTGGCGGGCCGGCTGACGCTCGTCGATCAGACCGCGCTGCAGGAGCTGCTCCCCCTCGCGCTCGAGCGAGGGGTGAGCGTGGTCGCCGCTGCGGCCTACAACTCGGGCCTGCTCAGCTCGGCCGTCGTGCCGGACGATGCGGTGTTCGACTACGGACCGGCGCCGGCCTCCGTAGTCCAGCGTGCGCGGGCGGTCGCCCGCGTCTGCGACCGTCACGGCGTCACCCTGCCTGATGCCGCGGTCCAGTACGCCCTCCGTCACCCTGCGGTCGCCTCGGTCGTGCTCGGCTGCCGCACCCCGGACCACGTCCGGAGCACGGTGTCGCGCGCCGCGACCGAGATCCCGGAGGAGATGTGGCGGGAGCTCGACGACGAGGGCCTCGTCCCCGACCCGCGCTGA
- a CDS encoding sugar ABC transporter ATP-binding protein: MTMLLEAVGLTKTFPGVKALDSVSLRLESGTVHALLGENGAGKSTLIKALTGVHQPDSGRILVAGTPLSLDSPADARDAGIGVVHQERNVIRGFTVGENIVLGRMPRRAGRIDWGGVKREAARCLDMLDVDLDPSTPISELSSAQMQLVEIARALYTETKVLLLDEPTASISAAEGDRLFRVVDRLREEGAAVLFVSHKLEEVYAHCDTVTVLRDGRSVLESQPLSEHPHDEIVDTMVGRALGSLTVPSRASRPDSAPILELRGVTTAAGHRDVSLAVRPGEIVGLYGLVGAGRTELARSIVGLERITEGELLVGGEPARIRSVRQALHRYRLSYVTENRKEEGVFLEQDIARNIAVTVWSTLTRVPGLVSGRRERALSQRWVDELDIRISSHEQLVGRLSGGNQQKVSLAKWLAADPRILIIDEPTVGIDLRTKRSFYELIWRLAEQGMAILLISSDLAEMVTLADRVAVMDRFVITGELANSHDYDRMSHEIIRLIHSGEEVPA, translated from the coding sequence ATGACCATGCTGCTGGAGGCCGTCGGCCTCACGAAGACGTTCCCCGGCGTCAAGGCGCTCGACTCGGTGTCGCTCCGCCTCGAGTCCGGGACGGTGCACGCCCTCCTCGGCGAGAACGGCGCGGGGAAGTCGACTCTCATCAAGGCGCTCACCGGGGTGCATCAGCCGGACTCGGGACGCATCCTCGTCGCCGGCACGCCCCTCTCGCTCGACTCCCCGGCGGACGCACGGGACGCGGGCATCGGGGTCGTGCACCAGGAGCGCAACGTCATCCGCGGCTTCACCGTCGGGGAGAACATCGTCCTCGGTCGGATGCCCCGGCGGGCCGGACGCATCGATTGGGGCGGCGTGAAGCGCGAGGCCGCCCGCTGCCTCGACATGCTGGACGTCGACCTGGACCCGTCGACGCCCATCAGCGAGCTCTCCTCCGCGCAGATGCAGCTGGTGGAGATCGCTCGAGCCCTCTACACCGAGACGAAGGTCCTGCTCCTGGACGAGCCGACCGCCTCCATCAGCGCCGCCGAGGGCGACCGTCTGTTCCGCGTGGTGGATCGGCTCCGCGAGGAGGGCGCCGCGGTGCTGTTCGTCAGCCACAAGCTCGAGGAGGTCTACGCGCACTGCGACACGGTGACCGTGCTCCGCGACGGCCGTTCGGTCCTGGAGTCGCAGCCGCTGTCCGAGCATCCCCACGACGAGATCGTCGACACCATGGTGGGCCGTGCCCTCGGATCGCTCACGGTCCCGTCCAGGGCGTCGCGCCCGGACAGCGCACCGATCCTCGAGCTCCGGGGAGTGACCACCGCCGCCGGTCACCGGGATGTCTCCCTCGCCGTGCGCCCCGGTGAGATCGTCGGGCTCTACGGGCTCGTCGGGGCGGGACGGACCGAGCTGGCACGCTCCATCGTCGGCCTGGAGCGGATCACGGAGGGCGAGCTCCTCGTCGGCGGCGAGCCGGCCCGGATCCGATCCGTGCGACAGGCCCTGCACCGCTACCGCCTCAGCTACGTCACCGAGAACCGCAAGGAGGAGGGCGTCTTCCTCGAGCAGGACATCGCCCGGAACATCGCGGTGACCGTCTGGTCCACCCTCACCCGCGTGCCGGGCCTCGTGAGCGGACGACGCGAGCGTGCGCTGTCCCAGCGCTGGGTCGACGAGCTCGACATCCGGATCTCGTCTCACGAGCAGCTGGTCGGCCGTCTCTCGGGCGGCAACCAGCAGAAGGTGTCGCTGGCCAAGTGGCTCGCGGCGGATCCGCGCATCCTCATCATCGACGAGCCGACGGTGGGCATCGACCTGCGGACCAAACGATCGTTCTACGAGCTGATCTGGCGGCTCGCCGAGCAGGGCATGGCCATCCTCCTCATCTCCAGCGACCTGGCCGAGATGGTCACGCTCGCCGACCGCGTCGCCGTGATGGACCGGTTCGTCATCACCGGAGAGCTCGCGAACTCCCACGACTACGACCGGATGAGCCACGAGATCATCCGGCTCATCCACTCGGGAGAGGAGGTCCCCGCGTGA
- a CDS encoding ABC transporter permease: protein MTHLTRRLLRSQSTTLVLIIVAGTVVLGIVSGGDLFSPVGLRTFFQFLAVPILIGLAQMITVAVGQLNLAVGAIGGVASALSAVLMADAGLPVWLGALVPLVVGALAGLANGWLVVLTRINGFIVTLATMTILLGAQYALVNTRTVAPTSWAPLADLGRASVLGIPVMFLLAVVVAIAVALAFRYTVTGRQLLASGDNPEAARLAGISNDRSVIVAHTASGLLCGVAALVSVASLPGINQSVGGDWLLPSFAAPIIGGVSLTGGTVAVLGTVLAATVVRLVDTARAEFQLAPAWVNFVIGAVVLGTVALDRVRHTRAERRRGADRARAAGRPPTAARTPSGTETTVEAAR, encoded by the coding sequence ATGACGCACCTGACCAGGCGGCTCCTCCGGTCGCAGAGCACCACGCTGGTGCTGATCATCGTGGCGGGCACCGTGGTGCTGGGCATCGTCTCCGGTGGAGACCTCTTCTCCCCCGTCGGCCTCCGCACGTTCTTCCAGTTCCTCGCCGTCCCCATCCTCATCGGCCTGGCGCAGATGATCACGGTCGCGGTCGGTCAGCTCAACCTCGCGGTCGGCGCCATCGGAGGCGTCGCCTCCGCTCTGTCCGCGGTCCTCATGGCGGATGCCGGCCTGCCCGTCTGGCTCGGCGCCCTCGTCCCGCTGGTCGTGGGAGCCCTGGCGGGACTCGCGAACGGCTGGCTCGTGGTCCTCACCCGCATCAACGGCTTCATCGTCACGTTGGCGACCATGACCATCCTCCTCGGCGCGCAGTACGCCCTCGTCAACACACGGACCGTGGCGCCCACGTCCTGGGCCCCGCTCGCCGACCTCGGCAGGGCCAGCGTGCTGGGCATCCCCGTGATGTTCCTCCTCGCGGTCGTCGTGGCGATCGCGGTCGCCCTGGCGTTCCGCTACACGGTGACCGGACGACAGCTGCTGGCCAGCGGCGACAATCCCGAGGCCGCTCGCCTGGCCGGGATCTCGAACGACCGCAGCGTGATCGTGGCGCACACCGCGTCCGGCCTGCTGTGCGGAGTGGCCGCGCTCGTCAGCGTCGCGTCGCTGCCCGGCATCAACCAGAGCGTCGGCGGCGACTGGCTGCTCCCGAGCTTCGCCGCTCCGATCATCGGCGGGGTCTCGCTCACCGGGGGCACCGTCGCCGTGCTCGGCACCGTCCTCGCCGCGACCGTCGTGCGGCTGGTGGACACCGCTCGCGCCGAGTTCCAGCTGGCACCCGCGTGGGTGAACTTCGTCATCGGCGCGGTCGTGCTCGGCACGGTCGCACTCGACCGCGTGCGGCACACGCGCGCCGAGCGACGCCGGGGAGCCGACCGCGCCCGCGCCGCCGGTCGCCCACCGACCGCCGCCCGAACCCCCTCCGGAACCGAGACCACCGTGGAGGCGGCCCGATGA
- a CDS encoding ABC transporter permease codes for MLVVIIAVLVVVLVLVKPSFLNGPFVIAPLLTSISIFAVVGVAQMVVLSIGHMNIAVGNMAAFGAMITGITFDLLSFPLVLGIAAGLVGGALIGAFTGWIIARTGVNSFIVTLAMSFALLGLVPTVYAALSTGSAFTVKPDGFDVLGRNTFAQVCLLGYCGPSAIPIMVVPVLIVLAAVGVLYSRTRYGREFLLTGSNVKAAELSGIPTARRIVLAHTLSGLLATAAGILLACSIGSFTPAIGDEFMLQSFVGPILGGTLLAGGYVSVVGTVLGITLTLVIRKGLELFGVGIETLNVLLGIILLVALSADRVREIRLRRGRTPDTSTAVVDTRDDVETESEGVRA; via the coding sequence GTGCTCGTCGTCATCATCGCGGTCCTCGTCGTGGTGCTGGTGCTGGTGAAGCCCTCGTTCCTGAACGGCCCGTTCGTCATCGCCCCGCTGCTCACGAGCATCTCGATCTTCGCCGTGGTCGGGGTGGCGCAGATGGTCGTCCTGTCCATCGGCCACATGAACATCGCGGTGGGCAACATGGCCGCGTTCGGGGCGATGATCACGGGCATCACGTTCGACCTCCTGTCCTTCCCCCTCGTGCTCGGGATCGCGGCCGGGCTCGTCGGCGGTGCGCTCATCGGGGCGTTCACGGGCTGGATCATCGCGAGGACGGGCGTGAACTCGTTCATCGTGACGCTGGCGATGAGCTTCGCCCTCCTCGGCCTCGTGCCCACGGTCTACGCCGCCCTCAGCACCGGATCCGCGTTCACGGTCAAACCCGACGGATTCGACGTCCTCGGCCGGAACACCTTCGCCCAGGTCTGCCTCCTCGGCTACTGCGGTCCCTCCGCGATCCCGATCATGGTCGTCCCCGTCCTGATCGTGCTCGCCGCCGTGGGCGTCCTCTACTCCAGGACGCGGTACGGCCGGGAGTTCCTGCTCACCGGCAGCAACGTCAAGGCGGCCGAGCTCTCCGGCATCCCCACCGCCCGCCGGATCGTGCTCGCGCACACCCTGTCGGGTCTGCTCGCGACCGCCGCCGGGATCCTCCTCGCCTGCAGCATCGGCTCGTTCACCCCCGCCATCGGGGACGAGTTCATGCTGCAGTCGTTCGTCGGTCCGATCCTCGGCGGCACCCTGCTCGCCGGCGGGTACGTCTCCGTGGTCGGGACGGTCCTCGGCATCACCCTGACGCTGGTGATCAGGAAGGGCCTCGAGCTGTTCGGGGTGGGCATCGAGACCCTGAACGTCCTGCTCGGCATCATCCTGCTGGTGGCCCTGTCCGCCGATCGGGTGCGGGAGATCCGGCTCCGTCGAGGCAGGACCCCGGACACCTCGACCGCCGTGGTCGACACCCGCGACGACGTCGAGACCGAGTCCGAGGGGGTCCGCGCATGA
- a CDS encoding mandelate racemase/muconate lactonizing enzyme family protein, whose amino-acid sequence MPTITHARASLVDLEVETVRTDAVQSFVKQETIFVEITTDDGLVGTGYSYTIGTGGRAVLSMLRDHLLPLLPGQDAERIESVWMTLFASTRATTTGAITSLALAAVDTALWDLKALRADAPLWKTAGGFRREVPLYDTEGGWLHLSVDELVAGARRSVDEGWGGLKIKVGSPRIADDVERLRAVRDAVGDRVDVMVDANQSMTGAEAVRRARAFESLDLAWFEEPLPADDIAGHAALARSTSIPVAVGESMYSIAQFREYLQRGAAGIVQVDVARIGGITPWLKVAHLAEAFNVSVCPHFLMELHVSLAAAVPNGRWVEHIPQLRAITRTEMEIVDGHALAPQRPGLGIEWDRDAIDARVVA is encoded by the coding sequence TTGCCCACCATCACCCACGCCCGCGCTTCGCTCGTCGACCTCGAGGTCGAAACCGTCCGCACCGACGCCGTCCAGAGCTTCGTCAAGCAGGAGACGATCTTCGTCGAGATCACCACGGACGACGGGCTGGTGGGCACCGGCTACTCCTACACCATCGGGACCGGTGGTCGCGCGGTGCTCTCCATGCTGCGCGACCACCTGCTCCCCCTGCTCCCCGGGCAGGATGCGGAACGCATCGAGTCCGTCTGGATGACCTTGTTCGCCTCGACCCGGGCGACGACCACGGGGGCGATCACCTCGCTCGCGCTCGCGGCCGTCGACACGGCCCTGTGGGACCTCAAGGCCCTCCGCGCCGACGCCCCCCTGTGGAAGACGGCGGGCGGGTTCCGACGCGAGGTCCCGCTGTACGACACCGAGGGCGGATGGCTGCACCTGTCCGTCGACGAGCTCGTCGCGGGCGCCCGCCGGTCGGTGGACGAGGGCTGGGGAGGCCTCAAGATCAAGGTGGGCTCCCCGCGCATCGCCGACGACGTCGAACGCCTCAGAGCCGTCCGCGACGCCGTCGGGGACCGGGTGGACGTCATGGTCGATGCGAACCAGTCGATGACGGGCGCCGAGGCGGTCCGGCGTGCTCGCGCCTTCGAATCGCTCGACCTCGCCTGGTTCGAGGAGCCGCTCCCCGCCGACGACATCGCCGGGCACGCCGCGCTCGCTCGGTCCACGTCCATCCCGGTCGCCGTGGGAGAGTCGATGTACTCGATCGCGCAGTTCCGCGAGTACCTCCAGCGGGGCGCTGCCGGCATCGTGCAGGTCGACGTGGCCCGCATCGGCGGGATCACGCCCTGGCTGAAGGTGGCGCATCTGGCCGAGGCCTTCAACGTCTCGGTGTGCCCCCACTTCCTCATGGAGCTGCACGTGAGCCTGGCGGCCGCCGTGCCGAACGGACGCTGGGTCGAGCACATCCCTCAGCTCCGGGCGATCACCCGCACGGAGATGGAGATCGTCGACGGCCATGCCCTCGCGCCCCAGCGGCCCGGGCTCGGGATCGAGTGGGACCGGGACGCGATCGATGCCCGCGTGGTCGCATGA
- a CDS encoding sugar ABC transporter substrate-binding protein, translating into MRRSTFLPFAMATVATAALLLSGCTPQSDTSGGGQAASMDTVKVALVPGGPHPYFQPWIAAGEEAKSTFGLGDVTFNETAGWDQTKQNDVINSLVANGYTGFGVFGVSPTDINSTFQNLKQNGIATAALGSCPAGDTNDADFCLSTDTEEAAYKAAKATIEAMGGKGVLAHLTGINVDSNTQRRIAGVKKAVAETNGAVTLLPDVTDIDTDLTTAQKAVADLLASQGSQITGIVSTAYNPAVAAATAVAESGLPIKLVAIDDDETIIKAIQDGTVYATVAQNPTGQAYVGSYALAKLASKECTMSDPGVVVDSGSFIVTKDNVATYDDERKAASDQLLKDFDDEYLTCS; encoded by the coding sequence ATGAGACGCAGCACCTTCCTCCCCTTCGCGATGGCCACGGTCGCCACCGCGGCACTCCTGCTCAGCGGATGCACGCCGCAGAGCGACACCTCCGGCGGCGGACAGGCCGCGAGCATGGACACCGTGAAGGTGGCCCTCGTCCCCGGTGGACCGCACCCGTACTTCCAGCCCTGGATCGCCGCCGGCGAGGAGGCGAAGAGCACCTTCGGCCTGGGGGACGTCACCTTCAACGAGACCGCCGGCTGGGACCAGACGAAGCAGAACGACGTCATCAACTCCCTCGTCGCCAACGGCTACACGGGCTTCGGCGTGTTCGGGGTGAGCCCCACGGACATCAACTCCACCTTCCAGAACCTCAAGCAGAACGGCATCGCCACCGCGGCGCTGGGCTCGTGCCCGGCCGGCGACACGAACGACGCCGACTTCTGCCTCTCCACCGACACGGAGGAGGCGGCCTACAAGGCGGCGAAGGCGACCATCGAGGCCATGGGCGGGAAGGGCGTTCTCGCCCACCTCACCGGCATCAACGTCGACTCGAACACCCAGCGCCGCATCGCCGGGGTGAAGAAGGCCGTCGCCGAGACGAACGGCGCCGTCACGCTGCTGCCCGACGTCACCGACATCGACACCGACCTGACCACGGCTCAGAAGGCAGTCGCGGACCTCCTCGCCTCGCAGGGCAGCCAGATCACCGGCATCGTCTCGACGGCGTACAACCCGGCGGTGGCCGCGGCGACCGCCGTCGCCGAATCGGGACTCCCCATCAAGCTCGTCGCCATCGACGACGACGAGACGATCATCAAGGCGATCCAGGACGGCACGGTCTACGCCACCGTCGCCCAGAACCCGACCGGTCAGGCCTACGTGGGCAGCTACGCCTTGGCGAAGCTCGCCAGCAAGGAGTGCACCATGTCCGACCCCGGCGTGGTCGTCGACTCCGGCTCGTTCATCGTCACCAAGGACAACGTCGCCACGTACGACGACGAGCGGAAGGCGGCGAGCGATCAGCTCCTCAAGGACTTCGACGACGAGTACCTCACCTGCTCGTAG